The following are encoded in a window of Cyprinus carpio isolate SPL01 chromosome A13, ASM1834038v1, whole genome shotgun sequence genomic DNA:
- the LOC109068570 gene encoding group XIIB secretory phospholipase A2-like protein isoform X2: protein MFPRALVLLLLCISTVLAATLIQASDDAAAVDSPADGSVLPEAQAGETPDVPANGENQAENILMADAPVEGKPAETQSSTQESEEELDWGFGSIRGSFQAVNGYFDSLLELMGGRDGVCQYRCRYGKAPQPRAGYQMPEPDGCSTSLLGFQFDMGVPAMTKCCNQLDICYETCGSNKYRCDTKFRWCLHGICGDLKKSLGLMSKVEACETFADTMYNTVWTLGCRPFMNGQRASCYCEGEEKDEL, encoded by the exons ATGTTTCCACGTGCTTTGGTGCTGCTCCTGCTATGTATCTCCACAGTCTTGGCTGCCACCCTTATCCAGGCTTCTGATGATGCAGCTGCGGTGGATTCTCCAGCTGACGGGTCTGTTTTACCTGAAGCGCAGGCTGGTGAAACCCCAGATGTTCCTGCTAATGGGGAGAACCAggcagaaaacatcttgatggcaGATGCCCCTGTTGAGGGAAAACCTGCAGAGACCCAGAGCTCCACTCAAGAATCTGAGGAAGAGTTGGACTGGGGTTTCGGTTCTATCAGAGGGAGTTTCCAGGCAGTGAATGGCTATTTTGACTCCTTACTGGAGCTGATGGGAGGTCGGGATGGTGTATGTCAGTACCGCTGTAGATATG GTAAAGCTCCTCAGCCTCGTGCTGGCTATCAAATGCCAGAGCCTGATGGTTGTAGCACCTCACTGCTTGGATTCCAG TTTGATATGGGTGTCCCAGCCATGACCAAATGTTGTAATCAGCTAGACATTTGCTATGAAACCTGTGGCTCTAACAAGTACCGCTGTGACACCAAATTCCGCTGGTGCCTCCACGGCATCTGTGGTGACCTGAAGAAGAGTCTGGGCCTCATGTCAAAAGTCGAAG CCTGTGAGACCTTTGCGGACACCATGTATAACACCGTGTGGACTTTGGGCTGCAGGCCCTTCATGAACGGCCAGAGGGCATCCTGCTATTGTGAAGGAGAAGAGAAGGATGAACTGTGA
- the LOC109068570 gene encoding group XIIB secretory phospholipase A2-like protein isoform X1 has protein sequence MFPRALVLLLLCISTVLAATLIQASDDAAAVDSPADGSVLPEAQAGETPDVPANGENQAENILMADAPVEGKPAETQSSTQESEEELDWGFGSIRGSFQAVNGYFDSLLELMGGRDGVCQYRCRYGKAPQPRAGYQMPEPDGCSTSLLGFQVPNSFDMGVPAMTKCCNQLDICYETCGSNKYRCDTKFRWCLHGICGDLKKSLGLMSKVEACETFADTMYNTVWTLGCRPFMNGQRASCYCEGEEKDEL, from the exons ATGTTTCCACGTGCTTTGGTGCTGCTCCTGCTATGTATCTCCACAGTCTTGGCTGCCACCCTTATCCAGGCTTCTGATGATGCAGCTGCGGTGGATTCTCCAGCTGACGGGTCTGTTTTACCTGAAGCGCAGGCTGGTGAAACCCCAGATGTTCCTGCTAATGGGGAGAACCAggcagaaaacatcttgatggcaGATGCCCCTGTTGAGGGAAAACCTGCAGAGACCCAGAGCTCCACTCAAGAATCTGAGGAAGAGTTGGACTGGGGTTTCGGTTCTATCAGAGGGAGTTTCCAGGCAGTGAATGGCTATTTTGACTCCTTACTGGAGCTGATGGGAGGTCGGGATGGTGTATGTCAGTACCGCTGTAGATATG GTAAAGCTCCTCAGCCTCGTGCTGGCTATCAAATGCCAGAGCCTGATGGTTGTAGCACCTCACTGCTTGGATTCCAGGTACCTAACAGT TTTGATATGGGTGTCCCAGCCATGACCAAATGTTGTAATCAGCTAGACATTTGCTATGAAACCTGTGGCTCTAACAAGTACCGCTGTGACACCAAATTCCGCTGGTGCCTCCACGGCATCTGTGGTGACCTGAAGAAGAGTCTGGGCCTCATGTCAAAAGTCGAAG CCTGTGAGACCTTTGCGGACACCATGTATAACACCGTGTGGACTTTGGGCTGCAGGCCCTTCATGAACGGCCAGAGGGCATCCTGCTATTGTGAAGGAGAAGAGAAGGATGAACTGTGA